A window from Argopecten irradians isolate NY chromosome 3, Ai_NY, whole genome shotgun sequence encodes these proteins:
- the LOC138317960 gene encoding RNA polymerase II-associated factor 1 homolog, with amino-acid sequence MPPTIQKPSHDRDRKRGTGERRSELVCRVKYNNTLPDIPFDPKFITYPFETNRFINYKPTSLERTYKYDLLTEHDLGVTIDLINPDTYKIDPADYKDPEDERLLEEDLNTPADSKRSRHHNANVSWLRKTEYISTEYNRFTQKSDNSERKVGFKIKQIMKDEDMYKDRDSQIAAIEKTFAKAKEPITKHYSKPGVVPVDILPMYPDFTLWKHPFAQVIFDSDPAPRSGSVPAQMEEMSQAMIRGAIDESGEQFVAYFLPTDETLGKRKRDAEEGIDYNPEEEYDYLLARQYNWNVKNKLSRGYEETYFFVFREDGVYYDELETRVRLSKRRKTAGTQVAKSRLVVKHRELTEKEIGAQDVRMMMLELAQDEEEEEQQEEMQNSGLEDFRSGSEAGDASGAEDDKASNRSRGSSRSRSRSSSRSRSRSSSRSRSRSRSRSRSRSGSRSRSGSDHSGSESESEAENIQQGKKDEEEIFGSSSSSEED; translated from the exons ATGCCACCCACAATTCAGAAGCCGTCTCATGACCGAGATCGAAAGAGAGGAACTGGAGAAAGAAG atCTGAACTGGTGTGTCGAGTGAAGTACAACAACACATTACCAGATATTCCATTTGATCCCAAGTTTATCACATATCCTTTTGAAACAAACAG atttatcAACTACAAGCCAACGTCATTAGAGAGAACTTACAAGTATGACCTCCTCACAGAACATGACCTTGGGGTCACAATTGACCTTATCAACCCTGACACCTACAAAATTGATCCTGCAG ACTACAAGGACCCAGAAGATGAACGACTTTTGGAAGAAGATCTGAATACTCCTGCAGATTCTAAAAG ATCTCGACATCACAATGCAAATGTATCCTGGCTGAGGAAAACAGAATATATCTCCACAGAATACAACAGATTCACACAAAAGTCTGACAACTCTGAACGCAA AGTGGGTTTCAAGATTAAACAGATTATGAAAGATGAAGATATGTACAAAGATCGGGACAGCCAGATTGCAGCTATTGAAAAAACATTCGCAAAAGCTAAAGAACCG ATCACAAAACACTACAGCAAGCCTGGAGTGGTGCCTGTGGATATTTTACCAATGTATCCAGATTTCACA TTATGGAAACACCCATTTGCACAAGTTATCTTTGACTCTGATCCAGCACCCAGGTCTGGCTCTGTGCCTGCCCAGATGGAAGAGATGTCTCAAGCCATGATCAG AGGAGCTATAGACGAGAGTGGTGAACAGTTTGTAGCCTACTTCCTACCGACAGACGAGACGCTTGGTAAACGTAAACGAGATGCGGAGGAGGGCATAGACTACAACCCAGAGGAAGA GTACGACTATTTGCTGGCCAGACAATACAACTGGAATGTGAAAAACAAGTTGTCGCGTGGATACGAGGAAACCTATTTCTTTGTCTTCAGGGAGGACGGTGTTTATTATGATGAATTGGAAACAAG AGTGAGACTGAGTAAGAGAAGAAAAACAGCAGGTACACAAGTGGCCAAGTCTCGGCTTGTTGTGAAACATCGGGAACTTACAGAGAAAGAAATTGGAGCTCAG GATGTAAGGATGATGATGCTGGAACTGGCACAGGACGAGGAGGAGGAAGAACAGCAGGAGGAGATGCAGAACTCTG GTTTGGAAGATTTCCGAAGCGGCAGCGAGGCAGGTGACGCTAGCGGAGCTGAGGATGATAAGGCTAGTAATCGATCCCGAGGAAGCAGTCGCAGCCGTAGTAGGTCTTCAAGTCGGAGCAGGAGTCGTAGCTCTAGTAGGAGTAGGAGTCGCAGTCGAAGTCGCAGTCGGAGTCGAAGTGGGTCTCGCTCAAGGAGTGGCAGCGATCATAGTGGCAGTGAAAGTGAGAGTGAGGCTGAGAACATACAACAGGGAAAGAAAGACGAGGAAGAAATTTTTGGGTCGTCCAGCAGTTCAGAGGAAGATTAG
- the LOC138317963 gene encoding uncharacterized protein isoform X2: protein MTLGFLNRKGKHSVRELFSVVMNPVPTWDQLITGQLLRYNLVSGVLLLTRHGQPAYTYGELEINPLMEESKPFIQAFRQTPQSDTFAVQFKNGQKVNFKVYKRSHCSIYATSGGNRDGLMICNLPHGVMLCTYHLPVQSGQVITVVERFCDILRA, encoded by the exons ATGACGCTTGGTTTCTTAAACAGAAAAGGTAAACATTCTGTTAGAGAATTATTTTCCGTGGTTATGAATCCTGTTCCAACATGGGATCAACTCATAACAG GACAATTGTTAAGATACAATTTAGTGAGTGGTGTTCTTCTCCTGACCCGGCATGGTCAACCAGCATATACTTATGGAGAATTGGAAATAAACCCTTTAATG gaGGAATCAAAACCTTTCATTCAGGCCTTCCGTCAGACACCACAGAGTGACACTTTCGCTGTCCAGTTTAAAAATGGACAGAAAGTAAATTTCAAAGTTTACAAAAGATCGCACTgcag TATTTATGCCACATCGGGTGGTAACAGAGATGGACTGATGATCTGTAATCTTCCCCACGGTGTAATGCTGTGTACCTACCACCTCCCAGTCCAGTCTGGTCAGGTTATCACTGTAGTGGAGCGCTTCTGTGATATACTCAGGGCTTGA
- the LOC138317963 gene encoding uncharacterized protein isoform X1 — MTLGFLNRKGKHSVRELFSVVLFAVMNPVPTWDQLITGQLLRYNLVSGVLLLTRHGQPAYTYGELEINPLMEESKPFIQAFRQTPQSDTFAVQFKNGQKVNFKVYKRSHCSIYATSGGNRDGLMICNLPHGVMLCTYHLPVQSGQVITVVERFCDILRA; from the exons ATGACGCTTGGTTTCTTAAACAGAAAAGGTAAACATTCTGTTAGAGAATTATTTTCCGTGGTGCTTTTTGCGGTTATGAATCCTGTTCCAACATGGGATCAACTCATAACAG GACAATTGTTAAGATACAATTTAGTGAGTGGTGTTCTTCTCCTGACCCGGCATGGTCAACCAGCATATACTTATGGAGAATTGGAAATAAACCCTTTAATG gaGGAATCAAAACCTTTCATTCAGGCCTTCCGTCAGACACCACAGAGTGACACTTTCGCTGTCCAGTTTAAAAATGGACAGAAAGTAAATTTCAAAGTTTACAAAAGATCGCACTgcag TATTTATGCCACATCGGGTGGTAACAGAGATGGACTGATGATCTGTAATCTTCCCCACGGTGTAATGCTGTGTACCTACCACCTCCCAGTCCAGTCTGGTCAGGTTATCACTGTAGTGGAGCGCTTCTGTGATATACTCAGGGCTTGA